A window of Paenibacillus polygoni contains these coding sequences:
- the wecB gene encoding non-hydrolyzing UDP-N-acetylglucosamine 2-epimerase yields MSKIKVMTVFGVRPEAIKMAPLILELERHSEDIESIVCVTAQHRQMLDQVLEVFNITPDYDLDVMKERQTLNEVTVRVLEGLEPVLREAKPDIVLVHGDTLTTFLASYAAFLQQIKVGHVEAGLRTWNKLSPYPEEMNRQLTGVLADLHFAPTDMSGGNLLRENKSESSVFVTGNTVTDVFQYTVREDYNHPVLEFAKGKRLILMTAHRRESQGEPHRNIFKAVKRIADEFEDIAIVYPVHPSPAVKEPAYELLGNHPRIKLIDPLDVVDFHNIYPHTHLILTDSGGMQEEAPSFGVPVLVLRDTTERPEGIEAGTLELVGTEEENVYARTKALLTDSELYASMSEAANPYGDGHASERIVSAILHYFGKKEERPETFHRKFKK; encoded by the coding sequence ATGTCTAAAATTAAAGTAATGACGGTATTCGGAGTGCGCCCTGAAGCAATTAAGATGGCTCCACTCATTTTGGAGCTCGAACGTCACTCCGAAGATATCGAATCCATTGTATGTGTAACGGCCCAGCATCGTCAGATGCTGGACCAAGTACTTGAAGTTTTTAACATTACACCGGATTACGATCTGGATGTCATGAAAGAGCGCCAGACCCTGAATGAAGTTACCGTTCGCGTACTGGAAGGTCTTGAACCCGTTCTGCGGGAAGCGAAGCCTGACATCGTTCTGGTTCATGGAGATACCCTCACTACGTTCCTGGCGAGTTATGCGGCCTTCTTACAGCAGATCAAGGTAGGTCATGTAGAAGCGGGTCTTCGTACGTGGAATAAACTCTCTCCTTACCCAGAAGAAATGAATAGACAACTCACAGGGGTTTTGGCAGATTTACACTTTGCTCCAACAGATATGTCTGGAGGCAATTTACTGCGTGAAAATAAATCAGAATCAAGTGTATTTGTCACAGGCAATACGGTTACTGATGTGTTTCAATATACTGTGCGCGAAGATTACAACCACCCAGTGCTGGAGTTTGCTAAGGGAAAAAGATTGATTTTGATGACGGCGCATCGCAGAGAATCACAAGGTGAACCGCATCGAAATATATTTAAGGCGGTAAAACGCATTGCAGATGAATTCGAGGATATTGCCATTGTGTATCCTGTACATCCAAGCCCAGCCGTTAAAGAACCAGCTTATGAGCTGCTTGGAAACCATCCGCGTATTAAACTGATTGATCCGCTGGATGTAGTGGATTTCCATAACATTTATCCACACACACATCTAATCTTAACGGATTCCGGTGGTATGCAGGAAGAAGCTCCTTCATTCGGAGTGCCTGTTCTTGTTCTTCGTGATACAACGGAAAGACCAGAGGGGATTGAGGCAGGAACACTGGAACTGGTTGGTACAGAAGAGGAAAATGTATATGCAAGAACAAAAGCATTATTAACAGACTCAGAGCTGTATGCTTCTATGAGCGAAGCAGCGAATCCTTACGGAGATGGACATGCTTCTGAGCGTATTGTCAGTGCGATTTTGCACTATTTCGGTAAAAAAGAAGAGCGTCCCGAGACTTTTCACAGAAAGTTCAAAAAATAA
- the upp gene encoding uracil phosphoribosyltransferase, which produces MGKLVVCDHPLIQHKLTIIRDMRTNTKDFRELVDEVATLMAYEITRDIPLETITVQTPVAETEGKVISGRMLGLIPILRAGLGMLDGVVKLIPAAKVGHVGLFRDPETLQPVEYYTKLPTDVTERELIVIDPMLATGGSAIEAINVLKKRGCTQIKMMNLIAAPEGVKAVQEAHPDVDIYVAAMDERLDEHGYIIPGLGDAGDRLYGTK; this is translated from the coding sequence ATGGGAAAATTGGTGGTATGTGATCACCCGTTGATTCAACACAAATTGACAATTATTCGTGACATGCGCACGAACACTAAGGATTTTCGCGAACTTGTAGATGAAGTAGCAACTCTAATGGCTTACGAAATTACACGTGATATTCCACTCGAAACAATAACAGTACAAACTCCTGTTGCAGAGACAGAAGGGAAAGTAATTTCGGGCCGTATGCTCGGACTTATTCCGATTCTTCGTGCAGGGCTGGGTATGCTTGATGGCGTAGTAAAACTGATTCCGGCCGCAAAAGTAGGACACGTAGGATTATTCCGTGATCCTGAAACATTGCAGCCTGTTGAATACTATACGAAGCTTCCAACAGACGTAACAGAGCGCGAACTGATCGTGATCGACCCGATGCTGGCAACGGGCGGATCTGCTATTGAAGCGATCAACGTACTCAAGAAACGCGGCTGTACTCAAATTAAGATGATGAACCTGATTGCAGCGCCAGAAGGTGTGAAAGCAGTTCAAGAGGCACACCCAGACGTCGACATTTATGTTGCGGCAATGGACGAGCGTTTGGATGAGCATGGTTACATCATTCCGGGTCTTGGAGACGCGGGAGACAGACTGTACGGCACCAAATAA
- a CDS encoding serine hydroxymethyltransferase gives MMEQLRKSDPAVLEAMNLELKRQQNNIELIASENIVSEAVMEAMGSVLTNKYAEGYPGKRYYGGCEHVDIVEDIARDRAKELFGAEHVNVQPHSGAQANMAVYLAALKPGDTVLGMNLAHGGHLTHGSPVNASGLLYNFVSYGVQEDTFRIDYDDLRKAAFKHRPKMIVAGASAYPRTIDFEAIAKIAHDVGALFMVDMAHIAGLVAAGLHPNPVPHAHFVTTTTHKTLRGPRGGMILTTKAWATAIDKAVFPGSQGGPLMHVIAAKAVALGEALQPSFKTYAQNVVKNAQVLAETLIAEGLNIVSGGTDNHLMLIDTRSVNITGKEAEHVLDSIGITVNKNAIPFDPTSPFVTSGIRIGTPAATSRGMDEEAMVEIGKIIAKTLKNSKDAAVLEEAKAQVTALTDKFPLYPDLKY, from the coding sequence ATTATGGAACAATTGCGTAAAAGTGACCCTGCTGTACTGGAAGCTATGAATTTGGAACTGAAACGTCAGCAAAATAACATCGAATTAATTGCATCCGAGAATATCGTATCTGAAGCGGTTATGGAAGCAATGGGTTCTGTTCTTACGAACAAATATGCAGAAGGATACCCAGGCAAACGCTATTATGGCGGTTGTGAACATGTGGATATCGTAGAAGATATCGCTCGCGATCGTGCAAAAGAATTGTTCGGAGCAGAACATGTCAATGTTCAGCCTCACTCTGGTGCACAAGCAAACATGGCGGTTTATCTTGCAGCACTGAAACCAGGCGATACTGTTCTTGGTATGAACCTGGCACATGGCGGTCATTTAACGCACGGCAGCCCGGTGAATGCTTCCGGTCTTTTGTATAACTTTGTTTCTTACGGTGTACAAGAAGACACGTTCCGTATTGATTATGATGATCTCCGCAAAGCGGCGTTTAAACATCGTCCTAAGATGATTGTGGCAGGTGCGAGTGCTTATCCGCGTACGATTGATTTTGAAGCGATTGCTAAAATTGCACACGATGTGGGTGCGCTATTCATGGTAGATATGGCTCACATTGCTGGTCTAGTAGCAGCTGGTCTTCATCCAAATCCAGTTCCGCATGCACACTTTGTTACGACAACTACACACAAAACGCTTCGCGGACCGCGCGGTGGTATGATTCTGACAACGAAAGCATGGGCAACAGCGATTGATAAAGCCGTATTCCCTGGTTCACAAGGCGGTCCTTTGATGCATGTAATCGCAGCAAAAGCTGTAGCTTTGGGTGAGGCGTTGCAGCCATCATTTAAAACATATGCTCAGAACGTGGTGAAGAATGCTCAAGTATTGGCAGAAACCCTGATCGCTGAAGGTCTCAATATCGTATCTGGCGGAACAGACAACCATCTGATGCTTATTGATACACGCAGTGTTAATATTACAGGAAAAGAGGCAGAACATGTCCTTGATTCCATCGGTATTACGGTGAATAAAAATGCAATTCCATTTGATCCTACGAGTCCTTTTGTAACTAGTGGTATCCGTATCGGTACCCCGGCAGCGACTTCCCGCGGTATGGATGAAGAGGCTATGGTTGAGATTGGCAAGATTATCGCGAAGACGCTGAAAAACTCGAAAGATGCGGCTGTTCTTGAAGAAGCAAAAGCTCAAGTTACGGCACTTACTGATAAATTTCCGCTTTATCCTGACCTGAAGTATTAA
- a CDS encoding TIGR01440 family protein — translation MEQQKSASEWHELVQHTAEILRELAEAGDLGPGKVVVVGTSTSEVAGKHIGTGGALEIAESLLNGINEVKESFGFEVVFQCCEHLNRALVMERHLLERLGLTEVSAVPIPTAGGSMAAAAYRSMTDPCLAETIEAHAGMDIGETLIGMHLRRVAVPYRTKRRYIGEARVTTAITRPKLIGGQRAVYQMETSSNTSTCD, via the coding sequence GTGGAACAACAGAAGTCTGCTTCAGAATGGCATGAACTTGTCCAGCATACGGCAGAGATTCTAAGAGAACTTGCGGAAGCTGGAGATTTAGGCCCTGGAAAAGTCGTTGTTGTCGGAACGAGCACAAGCGAAGTAGCCGGCAAACATATTGGTACAGGCGGTGCTTTAGAAATTGCTGAGTCCTTACTTAATGGGATCAACGAGGTAAAGGAATCTTTTGGTTTTGAAGTTGTGTTTCAGTGTTGTGAGCATCTTAACCGTGCACTCGTCATGGAAAGGCATTTACTCGAACGCTTAGGTCTGACCGAGGTTTCTGCGGTACCCATTCCCACCGCCGGCGGTTCTATGGCAGCAGCAGCTTATCGCTCTATGACAGACCCGTGCCTGGCAGAGACGATCGAAGCCCATGCAGGAATGGATATTGGAGAGACCCTTATAGGAATGCACCTTCGCAGAGTGGCCGTACCCTATCGTACCAAAAGACGGTATATTGGCGAGGCTCGTGTGACAACAGCGATAACAAGACCGAAACTTATCGGGGGTCAGCGCGCAGTGTATCAGATGGAGACATCAAGTAATACCTCAACATGTGATTAA
- a CDS encoding low molecular weight protein arginine phosphatase — translation MKHILFVCTGNTCRSPMAEGLLRKAAAERGVDLEVRSAGVAATEGSMISRHAKAVLQDHDIHDSITSSSLTSEHVEWADLILTLTGSHKQHVLHFFPNAADRIYTLKEYTEDDVQVLEDLKERDRLYAELEIKLSLGQEIEAAERQRMIEIHQRIPSFDISDPFGGSKEDYDVTAAEIRLAIERLLDKL, via the coding sequence ATGAAACATATTTTATTTGTTTGTACAGGCAATACATGCCGAAGTCCGATGGCAGAAGGTTTACTCCGTAAAGCCGCAGCAGAACGAGGTGTTGATCTAGAGGTTAGGTCCGCTGGTGTTGCTGCAACAGAAGGGAGTATGATTTCTCGTCATGCCAAAGCGGTGCTTCAGGATCACGATATCCATGACTCGATTACATCTTCCTCACTTACCTCGGAACACGTAGAGTGGGCAGATCTTATTTTGACATTAACCGGTTCTCATAAGCAGCATGTGCTTCACTTCTTCCCGAATGCAGCAGACCGAATCTACACGCTGAAGGAATATACGGAGGATGATGTACAGGTCCTTGAAGATCTTAAAGAGAGAGACCGCTTGTATGCAGAGCTGGAAATAAAGCTGTCACTTGGTCAAGAGATTGAAGCAGCAGAACGTCAGCGAATGATTGAAATCCACCAGCGTATCCCAAGTTTTGATATATCGGATCCGTTTGGCGGCAGTAAAGAAGATTACGATGTCACCGCCGCAGAAATTCGTTTAGCAATAGAGCGACTTCTGGATAAGCTGTGA
- a CDS encoding manganese efflux pump MntP, with the protein MLEASAQWGQLITILIMAVALGLDAFSLGIGIGMKGIRLLHVLRMSILIAIFHVLMPLVGFYAGEYFSSLLGQVTSYVAGGLLLLLGAHMIFNAFRSGETSFMDHRTFTGTLMFAFSVSIDSFSVGVTLGMFRTDLWLTLFAFGLCGFLMSVVGLLIGRRVNRNLGEYGEAVGGAILLAFGLLFIL; encoded by the coding sequence ATGCTGGAGGCTTCTGCGCAGTGGGGCCAGCTAATTACCATTCTGATAATGGCGGTAGCCCTGGGTTTGGATGCATTTTCTCTAGGAATAGGGATTGGTATGAAAGGAATTCGATTATTGCATGTACTTCGTATGAGTATTTTAATTGCAATATTTCATGTCCTCATGCCGCTCGTTGGATTTTATGCAGGTGAGTATTTTAGTTCCTTGCTTGGACAAGTTACCTCGTATGTAGCCGGGGGACTGTTACTTTTGCTGGGAGCTCATATGATTTTTAATGCATTTCGTTCAGGAGAGACCAGCTTCATGGATCACCGTACGTTTACGGGTACACTCATGTTTGCTTTTAGTGTGAGTATTGACTCCTTTTCTGTAGGGGTGACTCTTGGTATGTTCCGCACGGATTTATGGCTGACGTTATTTGCTTTTGGACTGTGCGGGTTTCTCATGTCGGTTGTGGGACTGCTGATTGGCAGAAGGGTAAATCGCAACTTGGGTGAATATGGAGAGGCAGTAGGAGGGGCGATTTTACTTGCCTTTGGTCTCTTGTTTATTCTCTAG
- a CDS encoding L-threonylcarbamoyladenylate synthase gives MCNEKNSIENIADVTTEMRSDMVTHIWDVTGDTNKEETMEHLKEAAALLQDGSIVAFPTETVYGLGADARNTAAVESVFAAKGRPSDNPLIVHVASRAQLDGFTEPVNELSSRLMDTFWPGPLTLILPLKPNSLSEKVSAGLTTVGVRMPDHPVALELIAAADCPVAAPSANRSGRPSPTTASHVREDLMGRIAGIVDGGPTGVGVESTVVEAHDDGTVTILRPGGITAEQLAEVASEVRLDPGLSVDSVKTDASSPAPRSPGMKYTHYAPKGELRVVQGAPGAVAAYVNGALSAAAARGERTAVLAFSEHLHLYRADAVYSLGSLERLAEGAHRLYAALRSCDEIGASVLYAEACPRDGLGDAIMNRLLKAAGHQIIHVAE, from the coding sequence ATGTGTAATGAGAAGAATTCGATAGAGAATATAGCGGACGTTACTACGGAGATGAGATCAGACATGGTGACTCACATCTGGGATGTGACAGGGGATACGAATAAAGAGGAGACAATGGAACACTTGAAGGAAGCGGCAGCCTTGCTTCAAGACGGTTCCATTGTTGCGTTTCCCACGGAAACGGTATATGGACTTGGTGCAGATGCCAGAAATACGGCAGCAGTAGAGTCTGTTTTTGCTGCAAAAGGCAGACCTTCGGATAACCCGCTTATTGTTCATGTTGCAAGTAGAGCACAGCTGGACGGATTTACGGAACCGGTTAATGAATTGTCCAGCAGATTAATGGATACATTTTGGCCTGGACCGCTTACCTTAATCCTTCCGCTAAAACCAAATAGCTTGTCCGAGAAAGTCTCAGCAGGGCTCACTACCGTTGGTGTGCGTATGCCGGATCATCCGGTCGCCCTTGAACTGATTGCCGCTGCGGATTGCCCGGTCGCCGCACCAAGCGCAAATCGTTCAGGACGTCCAAGTCCGACGACCGCTTCTCATGTGAGAGAAGATCTTATGGGCCGAATTGCTGGAATTGTAGATGGCGGACCTACAGGAGTAGGGGTGGAATCTACTGTAGTGGAGGCTCATGATGACGGAACCGTGACGATCCTTAGACCTGGCGGCATTACAGCTGAACAGCTTGCTGAGGTAGCTTCCGAGGTACGTCTCGACCCAGGCCTCTCCGTAGATTCAGTCAAGACCGATGCTTCCTCGCCTGCACCTCGCTCGCCAGGAATGAAATACACGCACTACGCTCCTAAGGGAGAGCTTCGTGTAGTGCAAGGCGCACCGGGTGCGGTAGCCGCATATGTGAATGGTGCGCTCTCAGCGGCGGCTGCGCGCGGAGAACGAACTGCGGTGCTAGCCTTCAGCGAGCACCTGCATCTGTACCGCGCAGACGCTGTCTATTCTCTCGGCAGCCTGGAGCGGCTTGCCGAGGGAGCTCACCGTCTATACGCTGCGCTGCGCAGCTGTGACGAGATCGGCGCCTCGGTACTTTACGCCGAGGCGTGTCCCCGGGATGGCCTCGGGGATGCAATCATGAACCGTCTGCTGAAAGCAGCCGGTCATCAGATCATCCATGTAGCTGAATAA
- the spoIIR gene encoding stage II sporulation protein R, whose amino-acid sequence MRKSIKQFFMIVVCMMIVMMSWEGQKSDAAIHQAVIPHDSIRLRILANSDMPHDQLVKREIRDAVVEQMNEWVPALADPHSLEEARTMVRGHLPELNKLVGQELKNRGLTYDYNVELATVPFPTKMYGKLIYPAGDYEAVRVTLGKGEGQNWWCVLFPPLCFVGGKNGDVAEKNVTASNEQAGQGSESEGTTEPEVRFFLWDILVKAWDFVGGIVA is encoded by the coding sequence ATGCGGAAGAGTATAAAACAGTTTTTCATGATTGTGGTGTGTATGATGATTGTGATGATGAGCTGGGAAGGTCAAAAATCAGATGCAGCCATACATCAAGCTGTCATTCCGCATGATTCAATCCGGTTACGGATTCTAGCAAATTCAGATATGCCTCATGATCAGTTGGTCAAAAGAGAGATTCGGGATGCTGTTGTTGAACAGATGAATGAGTGGGTGCCGGCACTGGCTGACCCGCATAGTTTAGAAGAAGCTAGAACCATGGTTCGCGGACATTTGCCCGAGCTGAATAAACTGGTTGGACAAGAACTTAAGAACCGCGGGCTGACTTACGATTATAATGTAGAACTTGCAACGGTACCTTTTCCGACAAAGATGTATGGCAAACTAATCTATCCTGCAGGAGACTATGAAGCTGTTCGAGTTACCCTTGGTAAAGGGGAAGGACAGAACTGGTGGTGCGTGTTATTTCCTCCGTTATGCTTCGTTGGTGGTAAAAATGGAGATGTTGCCGAGAAGAATGTGACGGCAAGTAATGAACAAGCGGGGCAGGGATCAGAAAGTGAGGGCACTACTGAGCCTGAAGTCCGATTTTTCCTATGGGATATATTGGTTAAAGCTTGGGATTTTGTAGGGGGTATCGTGGCATAG
- a CDS encoding IS30 family transposase, translated as MSYTHLSIIERSKLEVLHQLGLSARAIARELDRHHSTISRELRKNQSLNGYQAVASEHRYKHLRQAQKPREKWTETLGKEIEQRLHETWSPEQISMRYRLKGEPMVSFKTIYRWLYQGRMIRNTVQQLRHKGKRQKPQEKRGRFLVGTSIKQRPKEIRSRETFGHWELDTVVSSRGKSKACVATCIERKTRLYTAIKMPDRTSLSMEIAIGVVAAQYPAQTFQTATVDRGKEFACFRELEESHGMTVYFADPYSSWQRGSNENGNGLLREFFPKGKDFAKVTEEELEHALQLINNRPRKCLGWKTAHESFEEEVSHLD; from the coding sequence ATGAGCTACACACATCTTAGCATAATTGAACGCAGTAAACTAGAAGTATTACATCAACTGGGGCTGTCCGCCCGAGCCATTGCTCGCGAATTGGATCGTCATCATTCCACGATCAGCCGGGAACTGAGGAAAAATCAAAGCCTAAATGGTTATCAAGCGGTAGCATCAGAGCATCGTTATAAGCATCTTCGCCAAGCTCAGAAACCTAGAGAAAAATGGACGGAGACACTCGGAAAAGAAATTGAACAGCGACTTCACGAAACCTGGTCTCCTGAGCAAATCTCTATGCGTTATAGACTGAAAGGAGAGCCCATGGTTTCGTTCAAAACGATCTATCGCTGGCTTTATCAAGGACGTATGATTCGTAACACCGTTCAGCAGTTAAGACACAAAGGAAAAAGACAAAAACCCCAAGAAAAACGAGGTCGCTTCCTCGTAGGCACTTCTATCAAACAACGGCCTAAAGAGATTCGTTCCCGTGAAACCTTTGGACACTGGGAACTGGACACGGTCGTCTCCAGCCGAGGAAAAAGTAAGGCTTGTGTCGCTACATGTATCGAGCGAAAAACAAGGCTATACACTGCTATTAAAATGCCAGATCGCACTTCATTATCAATGGAAATTGCTATTGGTGTAGTTGCTGCACAGTACCCTGCCCAAACCTTCCAGACAGCTACCGTAGACCGTGGTAAAGAGTTCGCGTGCTTTCGTGAATTGGAAGAGTCACACGGTATGACGGTATATTTTGCAGATCCTTATTCCTCATGGCAACGAGGCTCCAATGAGAATGGAAACGGGCTCCTTCGAGAGTTCTTCCCAAAAGGAAAGGACTTTGCAAAGGTGACCGAGGAAGAATTAGAACACGCCCTCCAACTTATTAACAACAGACCAAGGAAATGTTTGGGATGGAAAACTGCTCACGAATCATTTGAAGAAGAAGTGTCGCACTTGGATTGA
- a CDS encoding FtsW/RodA/SpoVE family cell cycle protein, translating into MLQKFKKMDVPTLMIIFMLMIISVMCLYSATHGDPKLEGHHIKMLAFYVLGFGAVFAITLFDYRLLVKYALYIYFFGLLILLAANFFGGNINNASGWIKLGPISIQPAELFKLILVIFLASVLIKRGKAKLEFWRDVVPIGLMTFVPFAFVMLQNDLGNAMAYVVILIGLLWIGNIKASHALIGFVVIAVLVGGGIKLYTVYHDNIYDYLDKLGRTHWVERLDPWLVPEKATAKASWHTDNAKLAIGSGGITGKGFMQGTSVQSGRVPYTYSDSIFVLIAEEFGFVGSSVVLLLYFILIHRMILIALESKERSGPYIIVGVVAMYLYQVFENIGAFIGIMPLTGITLPFISYGGTSLLINMASIGLIMSIKVHGQEVDDDILAPGTNGPNKKRIFGRKQAKA; encoded by the coding sequence ATGCTGCAAAAGTTTAAAAAGATGGATGTACCCACACTGATGATCATCTTCATGCTGATGATTATCAGTGTTATGTGTCTGTATAGCGCTACACATGGTGATCCAAAGCTCGAAGGACATCATATTAAAATGCTTGCCTTCTATGTACTTGGATTTGGCGCCGTGTTTGCTATAACACTGTTCGATTACAGACTTCTTGTCAAATATGCACTTTATATTTATTTCTTCGGGCTGCTTATTCTGCTGGCGGCTAATTTCTTTGGAGGAAATATTAATAATGCATCAGGTTGGATCAAACTCGGTCCGATCTCCATTCAGCCAGCCGAGTTATTTAAGCTGATCCTGGTTATTTTCCTGGCTTCCGTACTTATCAAAAGAGGTAAGGCGAAACTGGAGTTTTGGAGGGATGTCGTTCCGATTGGACTCATGACCTTTGTTCCATTTGCCTTCGTTATGCTTCAGAATGACCTGGGTAATGCGATGGCTTATGTCGTAATTTTAATCGGACTGCTCTGGATCGGGAATATTAAAGCATCCCATGCCTTAATCGGATTTGTCGTTATTGCCGTACTCGTGGGCGGCGGGATTAAACTTTATACGGTATATCATGATAACATCTATGATTATTTGGATAAGCTCGGACGTACTCACTGGGTGGAACGACTTGACCCATGGCTTGTGCCTGAGAAGGCAACTGCCAAAGCTTCCTGGCATACAGATAATGCGAAACTTGCGATTGGTTCAGGCGGGATTACAGGCAAAGGATTTATGCAGGGAACTTCCGTGCAATCCGGCCGCGTTCCCTATACCTACTCTGACTCCATTTTCGTACTAATTGCAGAAGAGTTTGGATTTGTAGGTTCTTCGGTCGTGTTACTGTTATATTTCATATTAATCCATAGGATGATCCTGATTGCCCTGGAATCTAAGGAGCGATCAGGGCCGTATATCATTGTCGGGGTTGTCGCGATGTATTTGTACCAGGTATTTGAGAATATAGGTGCATTTATTGGAATTATGCCGCTGACCGGGATTACACTGCCGTTTATCAGTTACGGGGGGACCTCACTGCTCATTAATATGGCGAGTATCGGACTCATTATGAGCATCAAGGTCCATGGACAAGAAGTTGATGATGATATTCTTGCTCCAGGAACAAACGGTCCAAACAAGAAACGCATCTTTGGTCGTAAACAAGCTAAGGCGTAA
- the prmC gene encoding peptide chain release factor N(5)-glutamine methyltransferase yields MRQEFNLPQGSSNREAFVKASSFLEDCGVMEPQNNARLLLMYVLGLEGAAYYMAQPEPFPAEKITAFTVAVNRKGRGEPVQYIIGQQEFYGLQFEVTRAVLIPRPETELLVEAIMKHGDVLWPSGTPRVIDIGTGSGAIAVTLKTMRPQWDVAASDISADALEVAAKNAAANGAAVSFREGDLLAPFAGERFDILVSNPPYIPAGDIAGLQREVREHEPRTALDGGPDGLAPYRIMMTQLDLLAAPPALVGFELGEGQAQDVAELLRQAGHWEQIEIVSDLAGIERHVIGIHTKVTKL; encoded by the coding sequence ATGCGGCAAGAATTTAACTTACCGCAGGGAAGCAGCAATCGGGAAGCCTTTGTGAAGGCTTCCTCTTTTTTAGAGGATTGCGGCGTAATGGAGCCGCAAAACAATGCACGGCTTTTGCTGATGTATGTGCTTGGCCTCGAAGGAGCTGCTTATTATATGGCACAGCCGGAACCTTTTCCGGCGGAGAAGATCACAGCTTTCACGGTTGCTGTGAATCGGAAAGGCCGCGGAGAACCCGTCCAATATATTATTGGACAGCAGGAGTTTTACGGACTGCAGTTTGAAGTAACTAGAGCCGTGCTCATTCCAAGACCCGAGACCGAGCTATTGGTCGAGGCAATTATGAAGCACGGCGATGTACTGTGGCCAAGCGGAACACCGCGGGTCATAGATATTGGAACAGGCAGCGGCGCTATTGCGGTGACGCTAAAGACAATGCGCCCGCAATGGGACGTTGCAGCCAGCGACATTAGCGCTGATGCGCTGGAAGTTGCCGCGAAGAACGCAGCGGCAAACGGCGCAGCTGTGTCTTTTCGCGAGGGCGATTTGCTTGCGCCCTTCGCGGGAGAGAGGTTCGACATCCTGGTGTCGAACCCGCCTTACATCCCGGCGGGAGACATCGCCGGGTTACAGCGCGAAGTGCGCGAGCATGAGCCGCGCACCGCTCTTGACGGTGGACCGGACGGGCTGGCTCCGTACCGGATCATGATGACGCAGCTGGATTTGCTTGCTGCGCCGCCTGCCCTGGTTGGATTTGAGCTTGGAGAGGGGCAGGCGCAAGATGTAGCAGAGCTGTTAAGGCAGGCCGGTCACTGGGAACAAATTGAGATCGTGTCCGATCTAGCAGGAATTGAAAGACATGTTATTGGCATTCATACAAAGGTGACGAAATTGTAA